In Malus sylvestris chromosome 16, drMalSylv7.2, whole genome shotgun sequence, the following are encoded in one genomic region:
- the LOC126608699 gene encoding GDT1-like protein 4, with amino-acid sequence MSTVVQGFTKSLAMTVLSEIGDKTFFAAAILAMRHPRRLVLAGCLGALIVMTILSVLVGLAAPNLLSRKWSHHITTVLFFGFGLWSLWDAFKEDGGDDELAEVEAELDADLKANTGGSKRSKDDDDKKQRRSFLLQFFSPIFLKAFSITFFGEWGDKSQLATIGLAADENPLGVVLGGILGQALCTTAAVLGGKSLASQISEKIVGLSGGVLFIVFGIQSFLSTVEA; translated from the exons ATGAGTACAGTCGTGCAG GGTTTCACCAAGTCGCTTGCCATGACTGTGCTCTCGGAGATCGGCGACAAGACCTTCTTCGCCGCTGCG ATCCTTGCGATGCGCCATCCTAGAAGACTTGTTTTGGCAGGTTGCCTAGGAGCTCTGATT GTGATGACTATTCTTTCTGTTCTCGTCGGCTTGGCTGCTCCAAATCTG CTCTCAAGGAAATGGTCCCATCACATAACGACGGTGTTGTTCTTTGGTTTTGGACTATGGTCCTTATGGGATGCTTTTAAAGAAGATGG GGGTGATGATGAGCTTGCAGAAGTTGAAGCAGAGTTG GATGCTGATCTAAAGGCTAACACAGGAGGCAGCAAACGTAGTAAG GATGATGATGACAAGAAGCAGAGACGTTCATTTCTCTTGCAGTTCTTCTCACCAATCTTTTTGAAG GCCTTTTCCATTACTTTTTTCGGTGAATGGGGTGACAAGAGCCAG CTAGCTACCATCGGTCTGGCTGCAGATGAGAACCCATTAGGTGTGGTTCTTGGTGGAATCTT AGGACAAGCATTGTGTACGACTGCCGCTGTCCTTGGTGGAAAGAGCTTGGCATCTCAGATATCTGAGAAAATA GTTGGTTTATCAGGTGGAGTTCTTTTCATTGTTTTCGGAATCCAATCCTTCCTTTCGACGGTGGAGGCTTGA
- the LOC126608701 gene encoding ATP-dependent Clp protease adapter protein CLPS1, chloroplastic-like isoform X1 → METAICGRIPLSPNHVLNPKPAGDRHPLCKGKCTNISIPVAVSAAVPGKGGGLLERPVREKTTPARDSEFDLRKSRKPAPPYRVILHNDNFNKREYVVQVLMKVIPGMTLDNAVNIMQEAHHNGLSVVIICAQADAEEHCMQLRHNGLLSSIEPAGGGC, encoded by the exons ATGGAGACTGCGATTTGCGGGAGAATCCCTCTCTCCCCCAACCACGTCCTCAACCCCAAACCAG CAGGAGATAGACACCCTCTTTGTAAAGGAAAATGCACCAATATTAGCATTCCTGTGGCTGTATCAGCAGCAGTACCTGGTAAAGGAGGAGGGTTATTGGAAAGGCCAGTTAGAGAGAAAACAACTCCTGCCCGTGATTCTGAGTTTGATTTGAG GAAATCAAGGAAGCCAGCTCCTCCATATCGTGTAATACTGCACAACGACAACTTCAACAAACGGGAATATGTTGTGCAAGTACTGATGAAGGTTATTCCGGGGATGACCCTTGACAATGCTGTTAATATTATGCAAGAAGCACACCACAATGGCTTGTCGGTAGTGATCATATGTGCACAGGCCGATGCTGAAGAACACTGCATGCAACTGAGACACAATGGACTTCTGAGTTCAATTGAACCTGCAGGTGGCGGATGTTAA
- the LOC126608701 gene encoding ATP-dependent Clp protease adapter protein CLPS1, chloroplastic-like isoform X2: METAICGRIPLSPNHVLNPKPGDRHPLCKGKCTNISIPVAVSAAVPGKGGGLLERPVREKTTPARDSEFDLRKSRKPAPPYRVILHNDNFNKREYVVQVLMKVIPGMTLDNAVNIMQEAHHNGLSVVIICAQADAEEHCMQLRHNGLLSSIEPAGGGC; this comes from the exons ATGGAGACTGCGATTTGCGGGAGAATCCCTCTCTCCCCCAACCACGTCCTCAACCCCAAACCAG GAGATAGACACCCTCTTTGTAAAGGAAAATGCACCAATATTAGCATTCCTGTGGCTGTATCAGCAGCAGTACCTGGTAAAGGAGGAGGGTTATTGGAAAGGCCAGTTAGAGAGAAAACAACTCCTGCCCGTGATTCTGAGTTTGATTTGAG GAAATCAAGGAAGCCAGCTCCTCCATATCGTGTAATACTGCACAACGACAACTTCAACAAACGGGAATATGTTGTGCAAGTACTGATGAAGGTTATTCCGGGGATGACCCTTGACAATGCTGTTAATATTATGCAAGAAGCACACCACAATGGCTTGTCGGTAGTGATCATATGTGCACAGGCCGATGCTGAAGAACACTGCATGCAACTGAGACACAATGGACTTCTGAGTTCAATTGAACCTGCAGGTGGCGGATGTTAA